Proteins encoded within one genomic window of Cellulomonas xiejunii:
- a CDS encoding NADH-quinone oxidoreductase subunit G has translation MTITTPRGSSTTPLVPAAPPAAPAEPSDTVTFSVDGIETTVPKGTLVIRAAEQLGIQIPRFCDHPLLAPAGACRQCLVEVWAPGRDGNLAKMPKPQASCTLQATPGMQVKTQHTSPEADKAQHGVMELLLINHPLDCPVCDKGGECPLQNQAMSNGRAATRFVDVKRTFPKPIAVSTQILLDRERCVLCQRCTRFSEEIAGDVWIDLQKRGAAQQIGTFDTEVLGFTGDAPVGASTLDTSGRPFASYFSGNTVQICPVGALTSAAYRFRARPFDLVSAASIAEHDANGSAIRVDHRRGVVLRRLAGDDPAVNQEWVSDKDRFAFHWQSAPDRVTTPMVRRRLADGTRSELEPCSWTEALDTAAAGLRGATVGVLPGGRVTLEDAYAYSKLARTVLGTNDVDHRARPHSAEEETFLGYHVAGRTLQVTFGDLVAAPAVLCVGYEPEEEGGILFLRLRGSVVAGRTRVFSLAALASRGLERLDGTLLPAAPGTEPEVLDAITTGAQDVLGTTAEALAADGAVILVGERAATVPGALTAVLRLAERTGARVAWIPRRAGERGAVEAGTLPTLLPGGRPVSDASARVDVAAVWGVDDLPAAPGRSADEILAAAAAGQLGALLVGGVDPADHGDPVLARAALAAVPFLVSLEVRRSEVTDLADVVLPVAPPVEKAGTYVTWEGRPRPFAQVLTTTQLSDFRVLDRLADALGADLGLLTLADVHAELDQLGGWDGARVERPATGSDEPPAVPPGHAVLATWHQLLDAGRLQDGEPYLAGTAKQPVARVSPVTAQAAGVADGDDVAVSTDRGTITVPVQVTEMADHVVWLATNPRGAAVRDVLGAVGGTVVALAPVGRSDAPGVTAHADSGLTGDAAEAVAGVRVDEEERA, from the coding sequence ATGACCATCACGACCCCGAGGGGCTCGTCGACCACGCCGTTGGTGCCGGCCGCACCGCCGGCCGCGCCCGCGGAGCCGTCGGACACCGTCACGTTCAGCGTGGACGGGATCGAGACGACCGTGCCGAAGGGCACGCTCGTCATCCGGGCCGCCGAGCAGCTGGGCATCCAGATCCCGCGCTTCTGCGACCACCCGCTGCTGGCGCCCGCCGGTGCGTGCCGCCAGTGCCTGGTCGAGGTGTGGGCCCCCGGGCGCGACGGCAACCTGGCGAAGATGCCGAAGCCGCAGGCGTCCTGCACGCTGCAGGCCACACCCGGCATGCAGGTCAAGACGCAGCACACGTCGCCCGAGGCCGACAAGGCCCAGCACGGCGTCATGGAGCTGCTGCTCATCAACCACCCGCTCGACTGCCCCGTCTGCGACAAGGGTGGCGAGTGCCCCCTGCAGAACCAGGCGATGAGCAACGGGCGCGCCGCGACCCGGTTCGTCGACGTCAAGCGCACGTTCCCCAAGCCGATCGCGGTCTCGACGCAGATCCTGCTCGACCGCGAGCGGTGCGTCCTGTGCCAGCGGTGCACCCGGTTCTCCGAGGAGATCGCGGGCGACGTGTGGATCGACCTGCAGAAGCGGGGCGCCGCGCAGCAGATCGGGACGTTCGACACCGAGGTCCTCGGCTTCACGGGTGACGCCCCGGTGGGGGCGTCGACGCTCGACACGAGCGGTCGGCCGTTCGCGTCGTACTTCTCCGGCAACACCGTGCAGATCTGCCCGGTCGGTGCGCTCACGTCCGCCGCCTACCGGTTCCGCGCCCGCCCGTTCGACCTCGTGTCCGCAGCCTCGATCGCGGAGCACGACGCCAACGGGTCGGCGATCCGTGTCGACCACCGCCGCGGCGTCGTCCTGCGACGCCTCGCGGGCGACGACCCGGCGGTCAACCAGGAGTGGGTCAGCGACAAGGACCGGTTCGCGTTCCACTGGCAGTCGGCACCGGACCGCGTCACGACGCCGATGGTGCGTCGGCGGCTGGCGGACGGCACGCGCAGCGAGCTCGAGCCGTGCTCGTGGACCGAGGCGCTCGACACCGCCGCGGCCGGGCTGCGCGGCGCGACCGTCGGCGTGCTCCCCGGTGGCCGCGTGACGCTCGAGGACGCCTACGCGTACTCCAAGCTCGCGCGCACCGTGCTCGGCACCAACGACGTCGACCACCGCGCGCGTCCGCACTCCGCGGAGGAGGAGACGTTCCTCGGGTACCACGTCGCCGGTCGCACGCTGCAGGTGACGTTCGGCGACCTCGTGGCCGCGCCGGCTGTGCTGTGCGTCGGGTACGAGCCCGAGGAGGAGGGCGGCATCCTCTTCCTGCGCCTGCGCGGCTCCGTCGTGGCCGGCCGCACGCGGGTGTTCTCGCTCGCCGCTCTCGCGAGCCGCGGCCTCGAACGGCTCGACGGCACGCTGCTGCCGGCGGCCCCGGGCACGGAGCCCGAGGTGCTCGACGCGATCACCACGGGCGCGCAGGACGTGCTCGGCACCACCGCCGAGGCGCTGGCCGCCGACGGCGCGGTCATCCTCGTGGGCGAGCGCGCGGCGACCGTGCCGGGCGCCCTGACCGCCGTGCTCCGGCTCGCGGAGCGCACGGGTGCCCGCGTCGCGTGGATCCCGCGGCGCGCCGGCGAGCGCGGCGCGGTCGAGGCGGGCACGCTGCCGACGCTGCTGCCGGGCGGTCGTCCGGTGAGCGACGCGTCGGCCCGCGTGGACGTGGCCGCCGTGTGGGGCGTCGACGACCTGCCGGCCGCACCGGGACGCAGCGCGGACGAGATCCTCGCTGCCGCGGCAGCGGGGCAGCTCGGTGCGCTCCTCGTCGGTGGCGTGGACCCGGCCGACCACGGCGACCCCGTGCTGGCTCGTGCCGCGCTGGCCGCGGTCCCGTTCCTGGTGTCGCTCGAGGTACGGCGCAGCGAGGTCACCGACCTCGCGGACGTCGTGCTTCCCGTGGCGCCGCCGGTCGAGAAGGCCGGGACGTACGTGACGTGGGAGGGGCGTCCGCGCCCGTTCGCGCAGGTGCTGACGACGACGCAGCTGTCGGACTTCCGCGTGCTCGACCGGCTCGCCGACGCGCTCGGGGCCGACCTGGGCCTGCTGACGCTGGCGGACGTGCACGCCGAGCTCGACCAGCTCGGTGGCTGGGACGGCGCGCGGGTCGAGCGGCCCGCGACGGGCTCGGACGAGCCGCCCGCGGTGCCCCCGGGCCACGCGGTGCTCGCGACGTGGCACCAGCTCCTGGACGCCGGTCGCCTGCAGGACGGTGAGCCGTACCTGGCGGGCACGGCGAAGCAGCCGGTCGCCCGCGTCTCGCCGGTCACGGCGCAGGCGGCGGGTGTGGCCGACGGCGACGACGTGGCTGTCAGCACCGACCGCGGCACGATCACGGTCCCCGTGCAGGTCACCGAGATGGCGGACCACGTCGTGTGGCTCGCGACGAACCCGCGTGGCGCCGCGGTGCGCGACGTGCTGGGCGCGGTCGGTGGCACGGTCGTGGCGCTCGCGCCGGTGGGCCGCAGCGACGCCCCCGGCGTCACGGCACATGCGGACTCCGGGCTCACCGGGGACGCTGCGGAGGCCGTCGCCGGCGTCCGCGTGGACGAGGAGGAGCGGGCATGA
- the nuoF gene encoding NADH-quinone oxidoreductase subunit NuoF, with product MTTLTPVLSAHWDADRSWKLARYEADGGYRGLRRALTMAPADVVTAVKDSGLRGRGGAGFPTGMKWGFLPAPDGGPRYLVVNADESEPGTCKDIPLMLASPQDLIEGVIITSYAIGCHHAFIYVRGEVVHVYRRLLEAVREAREAGYLGTDILGSGFDLEITVHAGAGAYICGEETALLDSLEGLRGQPRLKPPFPAVAGLYARPTVVNNVESVASVPGILVGGADWFTSMGTERSAGHGLFSLSGHVTRPGQYEAPLGITLRELLDMAGGVREGHELKFWTPGGSSTPIFTAEHLDVPLDYESVGAAGSMLGTRALQIFDETTSVVKAVSRWIQFYKHESCGKCTPCREGTFWLEQIMGRLEAGQGTTADIDLLLDLCDNILGRAFCALGDGATSPVTSAIQYFREEFEAGTHTPADVLFPPERSSLFDYTPRRSTQLAGVHA from the coding sequence ATGACGACCCTGACCCCCGTGCTGTCCGCGCACTGGGACGCGGACCGGTCGTGGAAGCTCGCCCGGTACGAGGCCGACGGCGGCTACCGCGGTCTGCGTCGTGCGCTGACCATGGCGCCTGCCGACGTCGTGACGGCCGTCAAGGACTCCGGCCTGCGCGGCCGTGGTGGCGCCGGCTTCCCGACCGGCATGAAGTGGGGCTTCCTGCCCGCGCCGGACGGCGGACCGCGCTACCTCGTGGTCAACGCCGACGAGTCCGAGCCGGGCACCTGCAAGGACATCCCGCTCATGCTGGCGAGCCCGCAGGACCTCATCGAGGGCGTGATCATCACGTCCTACGCGATCGGCTGCCACCACGCGTTCATCTACGTGCGCGGCGAGGTCGTGCACGTCTACCGCCGGCTCCTCGAGGCCGTGCGCGAGGCGCGCGAGGCCGGTTACCTGGGGACCGACATCCTCGGGTCGGGCTTCGACCTCGAGATCACCGTGCACGCCGGCGCCGGCGCGTACATCTGCGGTGAGGAGACGGCGCTGCTCGACTCGCTCGAGGGCCTGCGCGGTCAGCCGCGTCTCAAGCCGCCGTTCCCCGCGGTCGCGGGCCTGTACGCCCGGCCGACGGTCGTGAACAACGTCGAGTCCGTCGCGTCGGTGCCCGGGATCCTGGTCGGCGGGGCCGACTGGTTCACGTCGATGGGCACGGAGCGCTCGGCCGGTCACGGCCTGTTCTCCCTCTCGGGACACGTCACGCGCCCCGGGCAGTACGAGGCGCCGCTGGGCATCACGCTGCGCGAGCTGCTCGACATGGCCGGTGGCGTGCGCGAGGGCCACGAGCTGAAGTTCTGGACGCCCGGCGGCTCGTCGACGCCGATCTTCACCGCGGAGCACCTCGACGTGCCGCTGGACTACGAGTCCGTCGGTGCCGCAGGGTCCATGCTCGGCACGCGCGCCCTGCAGATCTTCGACGAGACGACGTCCGTCGTGAAGGCCGTGTCGCGGTGGATCCAGTTCTACAAGCACGAGTCGTGCGGCAAGTGCACGCCCTGCCGCGAGGGCACGTTCTGGCTGGAGCAGATCATGGGCCGCCTCGAGGCGGGTCAGGGCACCACGGCGGACATCGACCTGCTGCTGGACCTGTGCGACAACATCCTGGGCCGCGCGTTCTGCGCGCTCGGGGACGGCGCCACCAGCCCGGTGACCAGCGCCATCCAGTACTTCCGGGAGGAGTTCGAGGCGGGCACGCACACGCCCGCCGACGTCCTCTTCCCGCCGGAGCGCAGCTCGCTCTTCGACTACACGCCGCGTCGCAGCACGCAGCTGGCGGGGGTGCACGCATGA